One window of the Anaeromyxobacter dehalogenans 2CP-C genome contains the following:
- a CDS encoding 2Fe-2S iron-sulfur cluster-binding protein has product MPRLPDFPADCTITFDGRAVPARRGESIASALLAAGRPLLARSAKYHRPRGPFCLAGSCGSCLVRVDGLPDQRACRTACADGLSVETQNALPDAAHDLLGVIDRAFPHGLDHHHLATWNPLANRAAVAFSRQLAGLGKLPGPERATGPLPPAPREEAFDALVVGAGPAGLAAAEALAGAGRRVLLADAEPAPGGRLRCRLELAGDPPLAWAGEVAAQVAASGGEVASGTTVLGLWRDGGAPLAALAPASGALRLVRPRAILVCAGGHPQPPGLEDDDRPGVLAGRGVARALAEHGVVPGHRAVVLGAGREPEALAARLAAAGVEVERVEAAEGRVLGRARVRGLALADGRRVRCDVLAVATPPAPATELARSLGAPVALDPALGAFALQVDARGRTGVPGLLAAGEVTGAMDAARAAEAGRRAGEAARG; this is encoded by the coding sequence ATGCCCAGACTCCCGGACTTCCCCGCCGACTGCACCATCACCTTCGACGGCCGCGCCGTGCCGGCGCGCCGCGGCGAGTCGATCGCCTCGGCGCTGCTCGCGGCGGGCCGGCCACTCCTGGCGCGGAGCGCCAAGTACCACCGCCCGCGCGGCCCGTTCTGCCTGGCGGGCTCCTGCGGCAGCTGCCTGGTGCGGGTGGACGGCCTCCCGGACCAGCGCGCCTGCCGGACCGCCTGCGCGGACGGCCTCTCGGTCGAGACGCAGAACGCGCTGCCCGACGCCGCGCACGACCTGCTCGGCGTCATCGACCGCGCGTTCCCGCACGGCCTCGACCACCACCACCTCGCCACCTGGAACCCGCTCGCGAACCGCGCCGCGGTGGCCTTCTCGCGCCAGCTCGCCGGCCTCGGGAAGCTCCCCGGGCCGGAGCGCGCCACGGGTCCGCTGCCGCCCGCGCCGCGCGAGGAGGCGTTCGACGCGCTGGTGGTGGGGGCCGGGCCGGCCGGGCTCGCCGCGGCCGAGGCGCTGGCCGGCGCCGGGCGGCGCGTGCTCCTCGCCGACGCGGAGCCGGCGCCGGGCGGGCGGCTGCGCTGCCGGCTCGAGCTCGCCGGCGATCCGCCGCTGGCGTGGGCCGGGGAGGTGGCCGCGCAGGTGGCGGCGTCCGGGGGCGAGGTGGCCTCCGGGACGACGGTGCTCGGCCTCTGGCGCGACGGCGGCGCCCCGCTGGCCGCGCTCGCCCCGGCGTCGGGCGCGCTGCGCCTGGTGCGGCCGCGGGCGATCCTCGTCTGCGCGGGCGGCCACCCGCAGCCGCCCGGCCTCGAGGACGACGATCGGCCCGGCGTCCTCGCCGGCCGCGGGGTGGCGCGCGCGCTCGCCGAGCACGGGGTGGTGCCGGGCCACCGCGCGGTGGTGCTGGGCGCCGGGCGCGAGCCGGAGGCGCTCGCGGCCCGGCTCGCGGCGGCGGGCGTGGAGGTGGAGCGGGTGGAGGCGGCGGAGGGGCGCGTGCTCGGGCGGGCCCGGGTGCGCGGCCTCGCGCTCGCGGACGGCCGGCGCGTGCGCTGCGACGTGCTCGCGGTGGCGACGCCGCCGGCGCCGGCGACCGAGCTGGCGCGGTCGCTGGGGGCGCCGGTGGCGCTCGACCCGGCGCTGGGCGCGTTCGCGCTCCAGGTGGACGCGCGGGGTCGGACCGGGGTGCCGGGGCTCCTCGCCGCGGGCGAGGTGACGGGGGCGATGGACGCGGCGCGCGCGGCCGAGGCCGGGCGGCGCGCGGGGGAGGCGGCCCGTGGGTAA
- a CDS encoding FAD-dependent oxidoreductase, protein MGKRLVCACEDVSLDEVRRAFAAGHRDLESVKRVTGLGTGPCQGKSCVARVAQELLRLGATPAEIQPFTARTPVQPVPLAALAALDPAGLPLDDGVPLAPPGAEPPGPAAHPQADPLPPRADVVIVGGGIQGLSIAYELARRGVRDVLVLEQGYLNAGASGRNGGGVRAQWTTPTMIRLASRSLELCDRFAVEMGINVWFRRSGYLFLAPTAEQVSRIERNAELHRREGLRTRVVGPDEALQVVPELDPRRFRAAAWNPDDGVVFPWPFLWGYASRAEALGAKVRTFTRVTGFDTAGPRVTAVRTDRGRVACELVVVAAGAWSRDVAALAGVSLPNRPTRHEILVTEPLKPWLGPLVSVLGNGLYFSQSQRGEIVGGMGDPDEPEGVVQGSTLRFLARFARAAVETVPRLGEVKVIRQWAGCYDVTPDNNPVLGPAGFENFHQCSGFVGHGFMMAPAVAERYADWLAGRGKDEIFERFTLGRFESGAVAREDFIIG, encoded by the coding sequence GTGGGTAAGCGGCTGGTCTGCGCGTGCGAGGACGTGTCGCTGGACGAGGTGCGCCGCGCGTTCGCGGCGGGCCACCGCGACCTCGAGTCGGTGAAGCGGGTCACCGGGCTCGGCACCGGCCCGTGCCAGGGCAAGTCGTGCGTGGCGCGGGTCGCCCAGGAGCTGCTCCGGCTCGGCGCCACGCCGGCGGAGATCCAGCCGTTCACCGCCCGCACCCCGGTCCAGCCGGTGCCGCTCGCGGCGCTGGCCGCGCTCGATCCCGCCGGCCTGCCGCTCGACGACGGCGTGCCCCTCGCGCCGCCCGGCGCCGAGCCGCCCGGGCCGGCCGCGCACCCGCAGGCGGATCCGCTCCCGCCGCGCGCCGACGTGGTGATCGTGGGCGGCGGCATCCAGGGGCTGTCGATCGCGTACGAGCTGGCGCGGCGCGGCGTGCGCGACGTGCTGGTGCTGGAGCAGGGCTACCTGAACGCGGGCGCCTCCGGGCGCAACGGCGGCGGCGTCCGCGCCCAGTGGACCACCCCCACCATGATCCGCCTCGCTAGCCGCTCGCTCGAGCTGTGCGACCGGTTCGCGGTGGAGATGGGCATCAACGTCTGGTTCCGCCGCAGCGGCTACCTGTTCCTCGCGCCCACCGCCGAGCAGGTCTCGCGCATCGAGCGGAACGCCGAGCTGCACCGGCGCGAGGGGCTGCGCACCCGGGTCGTCGGGCCGGACGAGGCGCTGCAGGTGGTGCCGGAGCTGGACCCGCGCCGCTTCCGCGCGGCCGCCTGGAACCCGGACGACGGCGTGGTGTTCCCCTGGCCGTTCCTGTGGGGCTACGCGTCGCGCGCCGAGGCGCTCGGCGCCAAGGTCCGGACGTTCACGCGCGTGACCGGCTTCGACACCGCCGGCCCGCGGGTGACCGCGGTGCGCACCGATCGCGGCCGGGTGGCCTGCGAGCTGGTGGTCGTGGCGGCCGGCGCCTGGTCGCGCGACGTGGCGGCGCTCGCCGGGGTCTCGCTCCCGAACCGCCCCACCCGCCACGAGATCCTGGTGACCGAGCCGCTCAAGCCCTGGCTCGGGCCGCTCGTGTCCGTGCTGGGGAACGGCCTCTACTTCTCGCAGTCGCAGCGCGGCGAGATCGTGGGCGGCATGGGGGATCCCGACGAGCCGGAGGGCGTGGTGCAGGGCTCGACGCTGCGCTTCCTGGCCCGGTTCGCGCGCGCGGCGGTGGAGACGGTGCCGCGGCTCGGCGAGGTGAAGGTGATCCGGCAGTGGGCGGGCTGCTACGACGTCACGCCCGACAACAACCCGGTGCTGGGTCCCGCCGGCTTCGAGAACTTCCACCAGTGCTCCGGCTTCGTCGGGCACGGGTTCATGATGGCGCCCGCGGTGGCCGAGCGGTACGCCGACTGGCTCGCCGGGCGGGGCAAGGACGAGATCTTCGAGCGCTTCACGCTGGGACGATTCGAGTCCGGCGCCGTCGCCCGGGAGGACTTCATCATCGGGTAG
- the proC gene encoding pyrroline-5-carboxylate reductase, which produces MPLGKKIAFLGTGNMAEALVKGLLRAGTATREEILCSEPRAERRAEIQARYGVETSGDNRALAERADIVVISVKPQTIEHLLVEIAPAIDHRKLVVSIAAGIPILAIARKLGAGVRIVRVMPNTPALVGAGATALARGAHATDADLEQARALFQSVGTTEVVEEPLLDAVTGLSGSGPAFVFLAIEALADGGVKVGLARPVAMALAAQTVLGSAKLVLETGEHPGRLKDQVTSPGGTAIAGVHALEMGGLRAALIAAVEAATRRSRELGEKAAK; this is translated from the coding sequence ATGCCACTCGGGAAGAAGATCGCGTTCCTCGGGACGGGGAACATGGCCGAGGCCCTCGTGAAGGGCCTGCTGCGCGCCGGCACCGCCACCCGCGAGGAGATCCTCTGCTCGGAGCCGCGGGCCGAGCGCCGGGCGGAGATCCAGGCGCGCTACGGGGTGGAGACCTCCGGCGACAACCGCGCGCTGGCCGAGCGCGCCGACATCGTGGTCATCTCGGTGAAGCCGCAGACCATCGAGCACCTGCTGGTGGAGATCGCCCCGGCCATCGACCACCGGAAGCTCGTGGTCTCCATCGCGGCCGGCATCCCCATCCTCGCCATCGCCCGCAAGCTCGGCGCCGGCGTCCGCATCGTCCGCGTGATGCCCAACACGCCGGCGCTGGTGGGCGCGGGCGCGACCGCGCTCGCCCGCGGCGCCCACGCCACCGACGCCGACCTGGAGCAGGCGCGCGCGCTGTTCCAGTCGGTCGGCACCACCGAGGTGGTGGAGGAGCCGCTGCTCGACGCGGTGACCGGGCTCTCCGGGTCCGGCCCGGCCTTCGTGTTCCTCGCCATCGAGGCGCTGGCCGACGGCGGCGTGAAGGTCGGCCTGGCGCGGCCGGTGGCGATGGCGCTCGCGGCGCAGACGGTGCTCGGCTCGGCGAAGCTCGTGCTCGAGACCGGCGAGCACCCCGGGCGGCTCAAGGACCAGGTGACCAGCCCGGGCGGCACCGCCATCGCCGGCGTCCACGCGCTGGAGATGGGCGGGCTCCGCGCCGCGCTCATCGCCGCGGTGGAGGCCGCCACCCGCCGCTCGCGCGAGCTGGGCGAGAAGGCGGCCAAGTGA
- a CDS encoding VOC family protein has translation MHIKELFPYLRVRGAARAVAFYAEAFGAKEKFRLVEPGGRVGHVELDFGAATVMLSDEYPEHGLRGPESVGGTTFCIHLHVDDADRAIARAVAAGATLVRPAADAFYGERSGTVRDPFGHEWLLGHSIEEVSPEEMQRRWDAMLGGAR, from the coding sequence ATGCACATCAAGGAGCTGTTCCCGTACCTGCGCGTGCGGGGGGCCGCGCGAGCGGTCGCGTTCTACGCCGAGGCGTTCGGCGCGAAGGAGAAGTTCCGGCTCGTCGAGCCCGGCGGGCGCGTCGGGCACGTCGAGCTCGACTTCGGCGCCGCCACGGTGATGCTCTCCGACGAGTACCCGGAGCACGGGCTGCGCGGGCCGGAGAGCGTGGGCGGCACCACGTTCTGCATCCACCTGCACGTGGACGACGCCGACCGCGCCATCGCCCGCGCGGTGGCCGCCGGCGCGACGCTGGTGCGGCCCGCCGCCGACGCGTTCTACGGCGAGCGGAGCGGCACGGTGCGCGATCCGTTCGGCCACGAGTGGCTGCTCGGCCACTCCATCGAGGAGGTGTCGCCCGAGGAGATGCAGCGGCGCTGGGACGCGATGCTCGGCGGCGCGCGCTGA
- a CDS encoding helix-turn-helix transcriptional regulator produces MIQRLPIPALRPFVARLWASEDADAAGDAGRERLLPTGAMHLAVRAAGAPVRVYDGPDDAAGKAVGLAVVGGARAAPYLRDRSPGARSVGAMLRPGAARLLFGAGAGELAGRHTALAVLWGDAPAAELSERLALARDPARRLDLLEVLLAARLPRVTALHPAVAEALARLPSEEVAAVVARTGHSHRHLVALFRDAVGLAPKAYARVLRFQRAAAALRGSPAPVAEIALACGYADQAHLGREFLALAGVPPARFRRLATPFPNHLPLGPSGPR; encoded by the coding sequence ATGATCCAGCGCCTCCCCATCCCCGCGCTGCGGCCGTTCGTGGCGCGGCTCTGGGCGTCCGAGGACGCCGACGCGGCGGGTGACGCCGGCCGCGAGCGGCTGCTGCCCACCGGCGCGATGCACCTCGCCGTCCGCGCCGCGGGCGCCCCGGTGCGCGTCTACGACGGCCCCGACGACGCGGCAGGCAAGGCGGTCGGCCTCGCCGTGGTGGGCGGCGCCCGGGCCGCGCCCTACCTGCGCGACCGCTCGCCGGGCGCGCGCTCGGTGGGCGCGATGCTCCGCCCCGGCGCGGCCCGGCTGCTCTTCGGCGCCGGCGCGGGCGAGCTGGCCGGCCGCCACACCGCGCTCGCCGTACTTTGGGGCGACGCCCCGGCCGCGGAGCTGTCCGAGCGGCTCGCGCTCGCGCGCGATCCGGCGCGCCGGCTGGACCTGCTCGAGGTCCTGCTCGCCGCCCGGCTGCCGCGGGTCACGGCGCTCCACCCGGCGGTGGCGGAGGCGCTCGCGCGCCTGCCGTCCGAGGAGGTCGCGGCGGTGGTCGCCCGGACCGGCCACAGCCACCGGCACCTCGTGGCGCTGTTCCGCGACGCGGTCGGCCTCGCGCCGAAGGCGTACGCGCGGGTGCTCCGGTTCCAGCGGGCCGCGGCGGCCCTGCGCGGCTCGCCGGCGCCGGTGGCCGAGATCGCGCTCGCCTGCGGCTACGCCGACCAGGCCCACCTCGGGCGCGAGTTCCTCGCGCTCGCCGGCGTCCCCCCGGCCCGGTTCCGCCGGCTCGCGACGCCGTTCCCGAACCACCTGCCGCTCGGCCCTTCAGGGCCGCGCTGA